From one Thermatribacter velox genomic stretch:
- a CDS encoding ABC transporter ATP-binding protein, with amino-acid sequence MAEVRLENVVKLYGKKKAIRGVSFTCHEGEFFSILGPTGAGKTTILKMIAGIEKVTSGKIFFNGREVNDLPPQERNVSMAFETYNLYPHLTVYENIAFPLRAPRWGLKLSPQEERKRVQEIADFLGLGGLLDRLPQHLSGGQKQRVSLARALVRRAEVYLLDEPIAHLDARLKFSTQTLLKELAKKYSSTIIYVTHDFREALALSDRMVVLRKGLVEQEGTPEEIYYYPQTDFVGRLVGDPPMNLLDGEVFTTGDRAFFRVNDALQLEIDRELFEKAQAVADQINGKLIARLGIRPEHIRLSAERTSDRAFQLPIYAIIHENESSIVTFNIKNVFLYVRTEGFCKFQESDRVWLEFDPQRIFFFKKGVKLTGKGGSEE; translated from the coding sequence ATGGCAGAAGTGCGACTTGAGAATGTGGTTAAGCTGTATGGGAAGAAAAAAGCCATTAGAGGAGTAAGTTTTACCTGTCACGAGGGAGAGTTTTTCTCTATTCTGGGTCCGACTGGTGCGGGCAAGACCACTATTTTGAAAATGATCGCCGGTATAGAGAAAGTTACTTCGGGAAAAATATTTTTTAACGGACGCGAAGTTAACGATCTTCCTCCTCAAGAAAGAAATGTTTCTATGGCCTTTGAAACTTATAATCTCTATCCCCATTTGACGGTTTATGAGAACATTGCCTTTCCGCTTCGGGCTCCCCGCTGGGGTCTTAAGTTATCACCACAAGAAGAACGCAAGAGAGTTCAAGAAATAGCTGATTTCCTGGGGCTTGGTGGTTTGCTTGATAGATTGCCTCAGCATTTGAGTGGTGGGCAGAAGCAAAGGGTTTCGCTGGCTCGGGCATTGGTGAGGAGGGCTGAAGTTTACCTACTTGATGAACCGATTGCTCATCTTGATGCCCGACTAAAGTTTTCCACGCAAACGCTGCTTAAAGAGCTTGCTAAAAAATACAGTAGCACTATCATTTATGTTACTCATGATTTCCGGGAGGCACTTGCTCTTTCAGATCGCATGGTGGTTTTGCGAAAAGGCTTGGTTGAGCAGGAAGGTACTCCCGAAGAAATTTACTATTATCCACAGACGGATTTTGTGGGTAGGTTGGTTGGAGACCCTCCCATGAACCTTCTGGATGGAGAAGTTTTTACGACTGGAGATAGAGCCTTTTTCAGAGTTAACGATGCCCTACAGTTAGAAATTGATAGGGAACTCTTTGAAAAAGCACAAGCGGTTGCAGACCAGATTAATGGGAAATTAATAGCTCGCTTAGGTATCCGACCTGAACACATAAGGCTTTCAGCTGAGAGAACTTCAGATAGGGCTTTCCAATTGCCTATTTATGCAATCATTCATGAAAATGAAAGTAGCATAGTTACCTTTAATATCAAGAATGTCTTCCTTTACGTGCGTACTGAAGGTTTTTGCAAGTTTCAAGAAAGTGATCGGGTGTGGTTAGAGTTTGACCCCCAGCGCATTTTCTTCTTCAAAAAGGGAGTAAAGCTTACAGGAAAAGGGGGTTCTGAGGAGTGA
- a CDS encoding ABC transporter ATP-binding protein, with the protein MSRVEARNLWKIYPGDVVGVKNLSFVCEDKEFLAVLGPSGSGKSSTLRMLAGLEEISKGELLFDGRVVNHLSPAERNVALAFESYALYYRLSVYENIAFPLRARGLKGPEVDKRVKEIAELMELTPHLKKRPGSLPGGLQQRVSLARALVRKPNVTLLDEPISHMDQQVRHEIRARIRHLHDELGLTTIYVTHDQAEAIALCDRMLIIHQGELQQIGTVEEIWNYPANKFVAYFVGEPAMNFIPALAKGTNQIVIPGETEEFLFTFEGEVDPKYVDSQVELGIRPQQIEVSRERKVANSVSGTVKILEFQGDKVVLTVSLDDQPRSEVKAVVAAQERYQEGERVWLYFPPPVIHIFVEDLPIIHREKP; encoded by the coding sequence GTGAGCAGAGTCGAAGCGAGGAATCTCTGGAAGATATATCCTGGGGATGTAGTCGGTGTAAAAAATTTGAGTTTTGTTTGCGAAGATAAAGAATTTCTTGCTGTGTTAGGACCTTCAGGCAGTGGCAAAAGCTCCACCTTGAGAATGCTGGCTGGTCTTGAAGAAATTAGTAAAGGAGAGTTACTTTTTGATGGACGAGTGGTGAATCATCTTAGCCCTGCTGAGCGCAATGTAGCTTTGGCCTTTGAGTCTTACGCTCTCTACTATCGTCTAAGTGTTTACGAGAACATAGCTTTTCCACTTCGTGCGCGAGGTCTTAAGGGTCCCGAGGTGGACAAAAGAGTAAAAGAAATAGCAGAGTTAATGGAACTTACTCCACACCTCAAAAAACGTCCGGGTTCACTTCCTGGCGGTCTACAGCAGCGGGTTTCCCTGGCCCGAGCCCTGGTAAGAAAGCCAAACGTTACTCTGCTTGATGAGCCCATATCCCATATGGACCAACAGGTACGTCACGAGATACGCGCTCGTATTCGACATCTTCATGATGAATTGGGGCTTACTACAATTTATGTAACCCACGATCAAGCAGAAGCCATTGCTCTTTGCGACCGTATGTTGATAATTCACCAGGGAGAACTACAGCAGATTGGAACTGTGGAGGAAATTTGGAATTATCCTGCCAACAAGTTTGTGGCTTATTTTGTTGGTGAACCGGCTATGAACTTTATCCCTGCCTTGGCGAAAGGAACCAATCAAATAGTGATTCCTGGTGAAACAGAGGAATTCCTCTTTACCTTTGAAGGTGAAGTGGATCCGAAATATGTAGATTCCCAGGTGGAGTTGGGCATTCGTCCTCAGCAAATTGAAGTTTCCAGAGAAAGAAAGGTAGCTAATTCTGTTTCAGGGACGGTAAAGATACTTGAATTTCAGGGAGATAAGGTGGTACTTACTGTTTCTCTCGATGACCAGCCAAGAAGTGAGGTAAAGGCGGTGGTTGCAGCCCAGGAGCGCTATCAGGAAGGTGAAAGGGTATGGCTGTATTTCCCTCCCCCGGTGATTCACATTTTTGTTGAGGATCTCCCGATAATTCACAGGGAGAAACCATAG